CGCCAGCTCAAGAAGGCCCAGCAGGCCGAAGAGATCGAGAAGTCGGTGGTGGTGCAGGCCGACAAGGACATCGAGCGCTCGACGCCCGGACAGCAGGCCGAGATGCAGAGCCTCAAGGCCGACTTCCTCGCCGCGGTGGAATCGCTCAAGCGCTCGAAGCGCGGCGGCAAGGCGGTGCTCTCGACCCTGCCGTGGTACATGGTGGTCGGCCCAACTCAAGCCGGGAAGAGCGTGCTGATGGCGAACTCCGGCTTGCAGTTCGCGCTCACCGACGCCTCGCGTCGCGGCAAGTCGGTGAAGGGCGTGGGCGGCACCCGCAGCTTCGAATGGTGGCTGACGCAGGAAGCGGTGCTGCTCGACATGACCGGTCGCATGGTCGGGGCCTCGGGCCAGTTCGAGGACACCAGCGACTGGGGCGCGTTCCTGCAGGTGCTGCGCAAGCAGCGGCAGGAGAAGCCGCTCAACGGCGTGATCGTGGCGGTGCCGGTCGACCAGCTCGCCGACAAGCCCGAAGCGCAGATCGAGAAGCTGGCGAGCTCGATCCGCGAGCGCATCCAGGAGGTGATCCACGGGCTGGGCGTGGTATTCCCGGTCTACGTGATGTTCACCAAGTGCGATTTGATCGCCGGCTTCGTCGAGTTCTTCAGCGATCTATCGCCCGCCGAGCGCCAGCAGCCCTGGGGCGCCACCGTGGCGGTGGAGCGCGCCGAGACCGAGGCGGCCGAATCGCTGTTCGACAAGGAGTTCGGGCTGATGCAGGCGGCGCTCGCCGACCGCCGCATGGCGCGCGTGACGGATGTGCCCGACCCGCTCCAGCGCGCGCGCGCGTTCGCGTTCCCGGCGCAGATGGAGCGCATCCGCCCGGCGCTGCGGCGCTTCCTGCGCGTGCTGTTCGCCGAGGATCCCGGCGAGAAGGACCAGCCGCTGTTCCGCGGCTTCTACTTCGCCAGCGGCAGCCCGCAGGGCGCCCCGACCGACCGCGTGCTCGAGCCCGCCGCCCGCGCGCTCGGGCTGGCGCTGGGCACGAGCGCGCCGCCGCAGTCGCCGCCCGGCGCCTGGTTCGTTCACGACCTGCTCACCGGCGTGGTGTTCGAGGACGCCGCCCTCGTCACCACCTCCAAGGGCGCGGTGCAGGCCCAGAAGCTGGCGCGCATGGTCACGCTCGGGTTGCTGGGCGTGGTCTTCCTCGCCTTCGTGATTCTGTTCTCGTCGCTCTCGTGCGCCAACGCCCATCTGATCGGCGCCACCCGCAAGGCCGCCGAAGCCGTGGCGACCCATGTCCACCCCAACGAGTCGCTGCTCGACAACCTCACGGCGCTGGAAGACCTGCGCGCCAACGTCGCGATCGTGGACTCGCTTCAGCACAAGGGGGTGCCGTGGTGGCGCGCGCTCGGCGCGTGGTCCGGGAATCCGGTGCGCGATCCGGCCATGGACCTCTACACGCGCAAGGCGCTCGAAGTGCTGGTCGGCCCCTCGTACGACGCGATGCAGGCGCGCCTCGACACCCTGACCACGCGCTACTCGGGGGACTTCGTCGAGTTCTACTGCCTGTTCCGCACCTGGCGCCTGCTCGCCACGCCGCGCGAGCTGACGCCCGCCGACGCGCCGCTGGTCGCGCGCGTGATCAACGGCATTCAGGCCGACCTGGTGCGCTCGATGAGCCAGGACGTGCGCGACCAGGTCACCAGCCTGATCAACGCGCAGTGCGCGTTCCTGTGCGAGCACTCGGAGTTCATCGAAAAGCGTTTCTTCCCGACCGCCAATCCCAGCCTGGTGGCGCGCGGCCGCGAGACCTTGCGAGGCCACTGGGAATCGAATTCCTTCTACCGCCTGATGATCGACCAGACCCGCCGCCAGACGAAGCCGCTCAGCGTCGCGGCGCTCACCGACAACTCGCGGCTGCTGTCGGGCACCACCGAGGT
This genomic stretch from Candidatus Sulfotelmatobacter sp. harbors:
- the tssM gene encoding type VI secretion system membrane subunit TssM yields the protein MNFLKRYMQPPVYIGAGAVGASAATIAVFNIFKWSLLLALLVILVLVMVAVIFILLRQLKKAQQAEEIEKSVVVQADKDIERSTPGQQAEMQSLKADFLAAVESLKRSKRGGKAVLSTLPWYMVVGPTQAGKSVLMANSGLQFALTDASRRGKSVKGVGGTRSFEWWLTQEAVLLDMTGRMVGASGQFEDTSDWGAFLQVLRKQRQEKPLNGVIVAVPVDQLADKPEAQIEKLASSIRERIQEVIHGLGVVFPVYVMFTKCDLIAGFVEFFSDLSPAERQQPWGATVAVERAETEAAESLFDKEFGLMQAALADRRMARVTDVPDPLQRARAFAFPAQMERIRPALRRFLRVLFAEDPGEKDQPLFRGFYFASGSPQGAPTDRVLEPAARALGLALGTSAPPQSPPGAWFVHDLLTGVVFEDAALVTTSKGAVQAQKLARMVTLGLLGVVFLAFVILFSSLSCANAHLIGATRKAAEAVATHVHPNESLLDNLTALEDLRANVAIVDSLQHKGVPWWRALGAWSGNPVRDPAMDLYTRKALEVLVGPSYDAMQARLDTLTTRYSGDFVEFYCLFRTWRLLATPRELTPADAPLVARVINGIQADLVRSMSQDVRDQVTSLINAQCAFLCEHSEFIEKRFFPTANPSLVARGRETLRGHWESNSFYRLMIDQTRRQTKPLSVAALTDNSRLLSGTTEVSGPFTHDGWEKQVKPRVEWWRLEVSRDGDLRDAFAGRIPDLAGDLLASYANDYTGQWIGLMNGVKAADFAGSRPAGAENMKALLGDDTPLLALLAGVDEQVTFQEMANSPMGRVQSSFSMLHDFAKAPPGGSFGRKASSAMSGLFHRNDALDKSGLPSTRYLSQMRDAQKAIAAKAQPGAPESDFLALFASGVSSPVRTALDWIDQQSAGYSSGPTRDATVRMLRLPVDMFSPGGGGGATGEGIVPPEVGRLWVELVMKPWQRTLMGKYPFTAGGPDAALPDFVEFFRPGGTFWSFYDANLKSLVGEDGQPAGAFRLRQDFADCVRHAHEIRVAFFSENPAQPMMHFQIRTTTANVEGPQLFVRRVHLDLDGQFTTYTNGVPQWQPLDWPGPDPGVGAVLRAELAGTTAAESRSFAGPWGLFHLLDEAQLSGGAEAPQAVWRLTAGSSRIVVQYDIQPKSTVNPFRQNFMRFEVPSP